From the genome of Spirochaetales bacterium, one region includes:
- a CDS encoding radical SAM protein, giving the protein MELPFLLASDINGNIFELPPYRMTGMSLDTPVLPDAEALIELPYGSNLYMLPGRIPVGYDPEKKSFVEIQEYRGNPVFPVAAFMAPAYMQVLRTAYRTPESAPPLPLFAYTACGWKEEHFYSCGIRIDRDIRQDLALFDLDDIRKRAMKLRRRYSHNRLILHLIDNCVLRYGCPAARNFVLSRWECPAPTSPYCNARCIGCISKQPCESGMCASQDRIGFVPDVTDIVELAMHHLNAAPLPVISFGQGCEGEPLLTGDVIEGSIREIRKKTGCGIININTNGSRPDVVERLLNAGLDSIRVSLSSAQDEFYRRYHRPQGYSFGDVIESLRLVRKFGKWVSVNYFIFPGFTDHVSEITALEKLVNDVPINMIQTRNLNIDPDIYMGETGCRELGHESIGLLPWITHIKTTFPWIKFGYFNPPREEMKTIHFR; this is encoded by the coding sequence GTGGAACTTCCCTTTCTCCTTGCAAGCGACATCAATGGAAATATCTTCGAACTTCCTCCGTACCGGATGACGGGAATGAGTCTCGATACTCCGGTGCTGCCCGATGCGGAGGCGCTTATCGAACTTCCCTACGGAAGCAACCTGTACATGCTTCCCGGAAGGATTCCCGTGGGGTATGATCCCGAAAAGAAATCCTTTGTCGAAATACAAGAGTACCGCGGAAATCCCGTTTTTCCGGTTGCCGCTTTTATGGCGCCGGCATACATGCAGGTATTGCGAACTGCATACCGCACACCGGAATCCGCTCCGCCGCTTCCACTCTTTGCCTACACCGCATGCGGATGGAAGGAAGAACATTTTTATTCATGCGGTATACGGATCGATCGCGATATCCGCCAGGACCTCGCGTTGTTCGATCTCGACGATATACGGAAAAGGGCAATGAAGCTGCGCAGGCGGTATTCACACAACAGACTCATCCTGCATCTCATCGACAATTGTGTTCTGCGATACGGGTGTCCCGCCGCCCGTAATTTCGTTCTTTCACGGTGGGAGTGTCCCGCACCGACAAGTCCTTACTGCAATGCGCGGTGCATCGGCTGTATCTCGAAGCAACCGTGTGAAAGCGGAATGTGCGCTTCACAGGACAGAATCGGGTTCGTGCCGGATGTCACCGACATTGTAGAGCTCGCGATGCATCATCTGAATGCCGCCCCCCTGCCTGTGATAAGTTTCGGACAGGGGTGTGAAGGAGAACCGCTTCTGACAGGGGATGTTATCGAAGGATCGATTCGCGAAATCAGAAAAAAAACCGGCTGCGGCATTATCAATATCAATACGAACGGCAGCAGGCCCGATGTGGTCGAACGCCTTCTGAATGCGGGGCTCGACAGTATCCGCGTAAGTCTCAGTTCGGCACAGGATGAGTTTTACCGCCGTTACCACAGGCCCCAGGGTTATTCGTTCGGGGATGTCATTGAGTCCTTGCGGCTCGTGAGAAAGTTCGGAAAATGGGTCTCTGTCAATTATTTCATTTTTCCCGGCTTTACCGATCATGTCTCGGAGATAACGGCACTTGAAAAGCTCGTCAACGACGTCCCGATCAATATGATTCAAACCCGCAACCTCAATATAGATCCGGATATCTATATGGGGGAGACAGGGTGCCGCGAACTCGGTCATGAATCAATCGGGCTTTTACCATGGATCACTCATATAAAGACAACCTTTCCCTGGATAAAATTCGGTTATTTTAATCCGCCGCGGGAAGAGATGAAGACGATTCACTTCAGGTAG
- a CDS encoding response regulator: MNGTKLDTILLVEDNDDHIEHTLDAISEAGLARRIEVVKDGEAALNYMFRTGRYENPEFSPRPSLILLDINLPKVNGFEILRRVKTHPRFYTIPVILLTSMISSSYIERGTSLGTNDIILKPVSVDIFVRKLKGLAVYWARISSLAGI, translated from the coding sequence ATGAATGGCACTAAACTCGATACAATACTGCTCGTTGAGGATAACGACGATCATATCGAACATACGCTGGACGCGATCTCGGAAGCCGGACTTGCCCGTAGAATAGAAGTGGTGAAAGACGGGGAAGCCGCCCTGAACTATATGTTCCGTACGGGAAGGTACGAAAATCCCGAATTTTCTCCGCGGCCTTCGCTTATTCTTCTCGACATCAATTTGCCGAAAGTCAATGGTTTCGAAATACTCAGGAGAGTGAAAACACATCCGCGGTTTTATACGATACCGGTGATTCTTTTGACATCCATGATAAGCTCGTCGTATATCGAACGGGGTACGTCATTGGGAACGAACGATATCATTCTCAAACCGGTCAGCGTGGATATCTTTGTCCGAAAGCTGAAAGGGCTTGCCGTTTACTGGGCGCGAATAAGCAGTCTTGCCGGGATCTGA
- a CDS encoding SMC family ATPase, translated as MRPVILTLQAFGPFADKETIDFRLLGDSSFFLISGPTGGGKTTILDGITFALYGESSGYDREVRSMRSDYADSDVSTEVTFDFTLGERRYRVFRSPEQERPKKRGEGVSVKKAEAAIWDRSKCLDDSDEGHVMASGYTDVTRKAEEILGFRSDQFRQVIVLPQGRFRDFLCAGSSRREEILETLFRTERFRLIQEYLKETAKDLEREYRTIDGQKETQLLRAGAGSIEELEKRIEELDRDLTAAADSLDRQRVVEEEARKEVDGARQTMLKLSEADEAAMVLGKLDALKAEMREKEATLAGAGKASNLTGRENELRKCSDDYRQMEERVSEFRAALERAEEEEKTALRDMETEEGRKDEQKEREEEIRRLTETEAKLSEINEKKEILKTIGEELGILAEKEKAAAEAVAELKTKIEDKKAEQVDVEKAKAGLTALVRRREEIIQAIKNRRELDSLNKARSEHMEILGKAASESEAAAGRYRVLRNEIEQLVLLREKGQAGILAGKLIDGKPCPVCGSTVHPSPAAVNDCIPEEEEIREKRKQLIACEREKEKYGGEEKRLSQMIAEFEGKIAVLLDFPGDVKEKSQDELQEELAGFEAEYEKALAISESGEAISNEQKRLAEEAKRKEEEAVLITGEIAEKREKRAVLKNIIDSNERQILEEYRTYEAVEAAKTDAERACERLKAAYEAAKSRLQKASADRAASSARLTEAEENFKQVAARKTRLEKEFADGLEAFGFKTPDEYLSSRRSREEMERLEKEIKEFGGNLAAAEERHARALKEAAGLKRPDMDGLENKARRSRAALEKIIEEKSDYQKRRGDTGQLLRELRDYEDRLETLRSRYRISAAISDAANGKNRMRLTFQRFVLATLLDDVLIASSKRFSLVSKGRFIMRRSDEPADRRTASGLELEVDDAYTGKSRSVSTLSGGESFLAALSLALGLADVVQSHAGGVQLDTVFIDEGFGSLDAESLDYALTSLFNLQHGGRLVAVISHVSELRQRIDTRLEVIAGKTGSTTRFVKG; from the coding sequence ATGCGCCCCGTTATACTTACCCTCCAGGCGTTCGGGCCGTTCGCGGACAAAGAGACGATAGACTTTCGTCTGCTCGGCGATTCTTCCTTTTTTCTCATATCGGGTCCGACGGGCGGGGGAAAGACGACCATTCTCGACGGAATCACCTTTGCCCTGTACGGGGAATCTTCCGGTTATGACCGCGAAGTTCGTTCGATGAGAAGCGATTATGCGGATTCGGACGTTTCCACTGAAGTCACTTTTGACTTCACACTCGGAGAAAGGCGGTATCGTGTGTTCCGCAGCCCGGAGCAGGAGCGGCCCAAAAAACGCGGCGAGGGGGTATCGGTGAAGAAGGCGGAGGCGGCGATATGGGACAGGTCGAAATGTCTCGACGACAGCGATGAAGGGCACGTGATGGCGAGCGGGTATACCGACGTGACCCGGAAGGCGGAAGAGATCCTCGGTTTTAGGAGCGACCAGTTCAGACAGGTGATCGTTCTTCCTCAGGGCAGGTTCAGGGATTTCCTGTGCGCCGGATCCTCGAGAAGGGAAGAGATACTCGAAACCCTGTTTCGGACGGAACGGTTCCGCCTTATACAGGAATATCTCAAGGAAACGGCAAAGGATCTCGAGCGGGAATATCGGACAATTGACGGGCAAAAGGAAACGCAATTGCTGCGCGCCGGGGCCGGATCGATAGAAGAACTCGAAAAGCGGATTGAGGAACTCGATCGGGACTTGACCGCCGCGGCCGATTCCCTCGACAGACAGCGCGTCGTCGAAGAGGAAGCCCGGAAGGAAGTGGATGGGGCACGGCAAACCATGCTGAAACTCTCCGAGGCTGATGAAGCTGCGATGGTACTCGGAAAACTCGATGCACTGAAGGCGGAGATGCGGGAAAAGGAAGCGACCCTTGCCGGTGCCGGAAAGGCCTCCAATTTGACCGGAAGGGAAAATGAACTGAGGAAATGCAGTGACGATTACAGGCAGATGGAAGAGCGGGTGAGTGAGTTCCGGGCTGCCCTCGAAAGGGCGGAGGAAGAAGAAAAAACGGCGTTGCGGGATATGGAAACGGAGGAAGGCAGAAAAGACGAACAAAAGGAACGGGAAGAAGAAATACGACGGCTTACCGAAACGGAAGCAAAGCTTTCGGAAATAAACGAGAAAAAAGAAATACTGAAAACGATCGGGGAGGAACTGGGGATACTCGCAGAAAAGGAGAAAGCAGCAGCGGAAGCGGTCGCGGAATTGAAAACGAAGATAGAGGATAAGAAGGCCGAGCAGGTGGACGTCGAAAAGGCAAAGGCGGGACTCACCGCGCTCGTACGGCGGCGTGAGGAAATAATTCAGGCGATAAAAAACCGGAGGGAACTTGATTCGCTCAATAAAGCCCGCTCCGAACATATGGAGATACTCGGAAAGGCCGCATCAGAATCCGAAGCCGCGGCGGGGAGGTACCGCGTGCTGCGAAACGAGATAGAACAGCTCGTTCTTCTCCGTGAAAAGGGACAGGCGGGAATCCTCGCGGGAAAACTCATTGATGGGAAACCGTGTCCGGTATGCGGATCCACGGTACATCCGTCTCCCGCGGCCGTCAATGATTGTATCCCGGAAGAGGAAGAAATCAGGGAAAAACGAAAACAACTCATAGCCTGCGAGAGGGAAAAAGAAAAATACGGCGGCGAGGAAAAGAGACTGTCGCAGATGATCGCGGAGTTCGAAGGCAAAATCGCGGTACTCCTCGATTTTCCCGGTGACGTGAAAGAGAAGTCACAGGATGAATTGCAGGAGGAGCTTGCCGGGTTCGAGGCGGAGTATGAAAAAGCCCTGGCTATATCGGAAAGCGGCGAGGCAATCTCGAATGAGCAAAAAAGGCTGGCCGAAGAAGCGAAGAGGAAGGAAGAAGAAGCCGTTCTGATTACCGGTGAGATCGCGGAAAAAAGGGAAAAACGGGCCGTTCTGAAAAATATCATCGATTCGAATGAACGTCAAATCCTTGAGGAGTACCGAACGTACGAAGCGGTCGAAGCGGCAAAGACGGATGCAGAACGGGCGTGTGAACGACTCAAGGCGGCGTACGAGGCGGCGAAGTCGAGGCTGCAGAAGGCGTCGGCGGACCGGGCCGCGTCGTCGGCCCGTTTGACGGAGGCGGAGGAAAATTTCAAACAGGTGGCGGCGAGAAAGACGCGGCTCGAGAAGGAGTTTGCCGACGGACTCGAGGCCTTTGGATTCAAAACCCCTGATGAGTATCTGAGTTCACGACGGAGCCGGGAAGAAATGGAGCGGCTCGAAAAGGAAATAAAGGAGTTCGGCGGCAATCTGGCTGCGGCGGAGGAACGGCACGCGCGGGCTTTGAAAGAAGCCGCCGGATTGAAAAGGCCGGATATGGACGGTCTCGAAAACAAAGCGCGGCGTTCGAGGGCTGCGCTCGAGAAAATCATCGAGGAGAAAAGCGATTACCAGAAGAGAAGGGGAGATACCGGGCAATTATTGCGTGAGCTCAGGGATTATGAAGATAGGCTCGAAACCCTCCGCTCGCGGTACAGGATAAGCGCCGCAATTTCGGACGCGGCGAACGGGAAAAACAGAATGAGACTGACCTTTCAGCGTTTTGTGCTGGCCACCCTGCTCGATGATGTCCTCATCGCCTCCTCGAAGCGTTTTTCCCTTGTCAGCAAGGGACGGTTTATCATGCGAAGGTCGGATGAGCCGGCGGACAGGCGTACCGCCTCCGGACTCGAACTCGAGGTCGACGATGCCTATACGGGAAAAAGCAGGAGTGTGTCGACGCTTTCGGGGGGAGAAAGTTTTCTCGCCGCCCTCTCACTTGCCCTCGGGCTTGCCGATGTCGTTCAATCCCATGCCGGGGGTGTGCAGCTCGATACGGTCTTTATCGATGAAGGATTCGGGAGTCTCGATGCGGAATCCCTCGATTACGCCCTCACCTCGCTTTTCAATCTACAGCACGGCGGCAGGCTTGTCGCCGTTATCTCGCATGTTTCCGAATTACGGCAGAGAATCGATACAAGGCTTGAAGTGATCGCGGGAAAGACGGGGAGTACCACCCGTTTCGTCAAGGGGTAA